In a genomic window of Cerasicoccus sp. TK19100:
- a CDS encoding LacI family DNA-binding transcriptional regulator codes for MGPRVTQKSIAEHCGVSTATVSYALRNSSRIPMATRNRILAVAKDLGYQPDPGLASLASRRSTRGNVPLTSSVAIVHPNAKDSRPSKLFEYHSRHFKKRMSELGCLVTDFHIDHDRYRPERLAQILRTRGMKGILLGWGQWPESMKRFPWNEFAVISTERTDLASSIDKVSMNHFHALDDIFQHLEGSSYKRYGMILHDDCPNNTVKHILGAYYANLYERPSLVGIEPFRYHLGEEPDRLKQWYERLKPDLIISHRIIDLNYFARAGINIPDETGLVILEIDEESSVDFSGVYSGAEMGRTIAVSLARKIRNEEINATRSNGKLTFVNGVLHEGSTCRKGGRQ; via the coding sequence ATGGGCCCTCGCGTGACGCAAAAAAGTATCGCCGAACACTGCGGTGTAAGCACCGCTACGGTATCTTACGCCCTCCGCAACAGCTCGCGAATCCCAATGGCAACGCGCAACCGCATTCTAGCGGTCGCCAAAGATCTCGGCTATCAGCCGGACCCGGGGCTGGCTTCGCTGGCATCTCGTCGCAGCACGCGCGGCAACGTCCCGCTTACGTCGTCTGTCGCCATTGTTCACCCCAACGCGAAGGACTCTCGCCCCAGTAAACTGTTCGAGTATCACTCCCGGCATTTCAAAAAACGCATGAGCGAACTCGGCTGCCTGGTCACAGATTTCCACATCGATCATGACCGCTACCGCCCCGAGAGGCTTGCCCAAATCCTGCGCACCCGGGGCATGAAAGGCATCCTGCTCGGCTGGGGCCAATGGCCCGAAAGCATGAAACGCTTTCCCTGGAATGAGTTTGCCGTGATCTCCACAGAGCGCACAGATCTAGCCTCAAGCATTGATAAAGTAAGCATGAACCACTTCCATGCGCTGGATGATATTTTCCAACACCTAGAAGGCTCATCATATAAGCGCTATGGGATGATACTGCACGACGACTGCCCCAACAACACCGTCAAGCACATCCTGGGTGCCTACTATGCCAATCTTTACGAACGCCCAAGTCTGGTAGGAATTGAGCCGTTTCGCTATCATTTGGGCGAAGAACCCGACCGCCTCAAACAGTGGTATGAGCGGCTGAAGCCCGATCTCATCATCAGCCATCGTATCATCGATTTAAACTACTTTGCGCGTGCCGGAATAAACATCCCCGATGAAACCGGCCTCGTCATTCTGGAGATTGATGAAGAAAGCTCAGTGGATTTCTCAGGGGTTTATTCGGGTGCCGAAATGGGACGCACCATTGCCGTTTCACTGGCGCGTAAAATCCGGAACGAGGAAATCAACGCTACGCGCTCAAACGGTAAGCTGACTTTCGTTAACGGTGTCCTGCACGAAGGCTCCACCTGCCGAAAAGGAGGTCGGCAATGA
- a CDS encoding sodium:solute symporter family protein, giving the protein MHIIDWLIVLIPLVAILALSVYSRRYIRGVVDFLAAGRVAGRYVISVGDMTSTLSIVTLVALVEMKYQTGYGMAFWYIMIMPVSIIMGLTGYCVYRFRETKSLSIGQFLEMRYSRRLRVIAATIRTGSEMMANAIGPAIAANFFIYYLGLPHEVTILGIPLPCYGIIVTLVLIMAMIVIWPGGRVSLLLTDCFQGLICYPVFVIITGYLLLNVSWGNEISPTMLDRVDGQSFLNPMDVSGLRDFNIFALFVHVVSMVLNRASWIGNDTSGSGRTPHEQKMAGLLGSWRAGLSTFMGIAIAILIITVMTHRNYAEQAHGIRTKLSETIVGEVVTDEAKRAELNERIAAIPVQRHVIGEDPPLSQKENLDTIYFDTAQEVLGDSPEANHQFQRYRTLFFQMMMPVALKEIFPIGLTGLFCLLMIMLMLSTDDSRIFNSSSTLVQDIILPNLKKAPSPKQHLLLLRVTSLGMAAIFWCFSMLFVNLDFLNMFITIMTAIWMGGAGPIMVFGLYSRFGTTAGAYAALICGSGFSMFGLFLQRNWADLVFPFLEQQGWVDSLSYFLVTVSTPLNPYIKWEMSAVKLPINSYELYFISIILGVSSYVIVSMLTCRQPYNLERLLHRGKYSIDGKKHIEVSWAPRNIVKNLVGINPDYTKGDRIIAWSVFYFSIVYKFGFCFLVVFVWNLISPWPNSWWSAYFFITYILVGLLIGVVTTVWFMVGGIIDARRLFRDLANRTDNPLDDGRVEGGVSVMDKQAFDESSEQKDKE; this is encoded by the coding sequence CTATGGAATGGCCTTTTGGTATATCATGATCATGCCGGTTAGCATCATCATGGGCTTAACCGGCTATTGCGTTTATCGGTTTCGGGAAACCAAATCGTTGTCCATCGGGCAGTTTTTGGAAATGCGCTACAGCCGACGCTTGCGGGTGATTGCTGCCACGATCCGCACAGGCTCCGAGATGATGGCCAATGCCATTGGCCCGGCGATTGCGGCTAACTTTTTTATCTACTACCTCGGCCTGCCGCATGAGGTGACTATCCTCGGTATTCCGCTGCCGTGCTATGGAATCATTGTGACGCTGGTCCTGATCATGGCGATGATTGTAATCTGGCCGGGAGGGCGTGTTTCACTGCTGCTGACAGACTGTTTTCAAGGGCTGATTTGTTACCCGGTCTTTGTCATCATTACCGGTTATCTCTTGCTCAATGTCTCGTGGGGTAATGAAATTTCGCCAACGATGCTGGACCGTGTCGATGGGCAGAGTTTTCTGAATCCCATGGATGTTTCGGGCTTACGCGACTTTAACATCTTCGCCTTGTTTGTCCACGTGGTCAGTATGGTCCTAAACCGCGCTAGTTGGATTGGCAACGACACCTCTGGCTCTGGACGCACGCCGCACGAACAAAAAATGGCGGGTTTGCTGGGGTCGTGGCGTGCGGGTTTGTCGACATTTATGGGGATCGCGATTGCGATCCTGATCATCACGGTGATGACGCATCGCAACTACGCGGAGCAAGCCCACGGCATTCGCACGAAGCTTTCCGAGACCATTGTGGGCGAAGTGGTGACCGATGAGGCCAAGCGTGCCGAGCTCAATGAGCGCATTGCCGCAATACCGGTGCAGCGCCATGTCATCGGTGAGGATCCGCCACTGTCGCAAAAGGAAAATCTCGATACCATTTACTTCGATACAGCGCAAGAAGTCCTGGGTGATAGCCCGGAGGCTAATCACCAGTTTCAGCGATACCGGACGCTGTTCTTTCAGATGATGATGCCAGTTGCGTTGAAGGAAATTTTTCCGATCGGTCTCACGGGGCTTTTCTGCTTGTTGATGATCATGCTGATGCTGTCGACGGATGACTCGCGCATCTTCAACTCTTCGTCGACTTTGGTGCAGGACATCATTTTACCGAATCTGAAAAAGGCTCCTAGCCCAAAGCAGCACTTGTTGTTACTGCGGGTTACCTCACTCGGCATGGCCGCGATTTTCTGGTGCTTTTCAATGCTGTTCGTGAATCTGGACTTCCTGAACATGTTCATCACGATCATGACCGCTATCTGGATGGGGGGCGCAGGCCCGATCATGGTCTTTGGTTTATATAGCCGTTTTGGCACAACTGCCGGTGCGTATGCGGCATTAATTTGTGGCAGCGGTTTTTCGATGTTTGGTCTCTTCCTGCAACGGAATTGGGCGGATTTGGTTTTCCCGTTTCTAGAGCAACAGGGCTGGGTTGATTCGCTTTCTTATTTCCTGGTGACGGTATCGACTCCATTGAATCCCTACATCAAATGGGAAATGAGCGCAGTGAAGCTGCCTATCAATTCCTATGAGCTTTATTTTATTTCCATCATCCTTGGCGTTAGCTCATACGTGATTGTTTCGATGCTTACTTGTCGCCAGCCCTACAATCTAGAGCGTTTGCTGCATCGCGGTAAATACAGCATCGATGGTAAGAAGCATATCGAGGTTTCCTGGGCACCGCGAAACATCGTCAAGAATTTGGTGGGCATTAACCCGGACTACACGAAGGGCGACCGCATTATTGCCTGGTCGGTTTTTTACTTCTCGATCGTTTACAAATTTGGCTTTTGCTTCCTGGTCGTCTTTGTCTGGAACCTGATTAGCCCCTGGCCGAACTCGTGGTGGAGCGCTTATTTCTTCATCACCTATATCCTTGTTGGCTTGCTAATTGGAGTGGTAACGACTGTCTGGTTTATGGTAGGCGGGATTATTGATGCCCGTCGCCTCTTCCGTGATTTGGCGAACCGCACGGATAACCCGCTGGACGATGGCCGTGTAGAGGGTGGTGTTTCTGTGATGGATAAGCAGGCGTTCGACGAGTCATCCGAGCAGAAAGATAAAGAATAA
- a CDS encoding sulfatase family protein — translation MKNLNVIYLHAHDAGTYVQPYGHAVQTPHLQSLAESGMMFRQSFCVNPTCSPSRACLLTGQTAHENGMLGLAHRGFRLDDYSRTLPNFLREKGWRTALSGVQHIAHEPYASVDEIGYDEILDQVMINESNESRRRYSNDSHGVTQAAEDFLAREHDKPFFLDIGYFPPHRIGEGDFPSDFEVPNPAYVRPPAHLPDTEETRQDYANYMASVRTFDAYVGRVIEAIDRNGLAENTLLIATTDHGIPFPGMKCRLTDHGIKVMLIIRGPGGFADGKVTDAMVSHLDIFPTVCEALGLAAPEWTSGQPLQKLAQDPKATLHEQIFTEVNVHAAYEPMRSVRTSRWKYIRHMNPQSHVILPNCDNGLSKSYLCDHDWDANPPATEELYDLVLDPMEARNLAAEPDHQEILADMRERLDKWMRDTNDPILNGPLDVTGKIITPSDTYSPSGEPRPA, via the coding sequence ATGAAAAATCTCAACGTGATCTACCTCCACGCCCACGACGCGGGAACCTACGTTCAGCCTTACGGCCATGCCGTGCAAACCCCACATCTACAGAGCCTGGCCGAGTCCGGCATGATGTTCCGCCAATCCTTTTGCGTAAACCCAACCTGCTCCCCCAGTCGCGCATGCCTCCTTACCGGGCAAACCGCACACGAGAACGGAATGCTCGGCCTGGCACATCGCGGTTTTCGGCTCGATGACTATAGCCGAACCTTGCCCAATTTCCTGCGCGAAAAAGGCTGGCGCACCGCCCTTTCCGGCGTCCAGCACATTGCCCACGAGCCCTACGCTTCGGTCGATGAAATAGGCTATGATGAGATTCTTGACCAAGTTATGATCAATGAGTCGAACGAGTCGCGCCGCCGATATTCCAATGACTCCCATGGCGTCACCCAAGCTGCGGAAGACTTTCTGGCCCGCGAGCACGACAAGCCCTTCTTTCTCGATATCGGCTATTTCCCTCCACATCGAATTGGTGAAGGTGACTTCCCCTCCGACTTCGAAGTCCCGAACCCTGCCTATGTCCGCCCACCGGCCCACTTGCCCGATACCGAGGAAACCCGGCAAGACTACGCCAATTACATGGCTAGCGTGCGCACCTTTGATGCCTACGTCGGCCGTGTAATCGAGGCAATCGACCGCAATGGCCTCGCCGAGAACACGCTGCTAATCGCAACAACCGATCACGGCATCCCCTTCCCCGGCATGAAGTGCCGCCTCACCGACCACGGTATCAAAGTCATGCTCATTATTCGCGGCCCAGGTGGATTTGCTGATGGCAAGGTAACCGACGCCATGGTCTCGCATTTGGACATCTTTCCCACCGTTTGTGAAGCCTTGGGCCTCGCAGCGCCGGAGTGGACCAGTGGTCAGCCATTGCAGAAATTAGCCCAAGACCCGAAGGCCACCCTCCATGAGCAGATATTTACCGAGGTCAATGTTCACGCGGCCTACGAGCCCATGCGCTCGGTGCGCACGTCGCGCTGGAAATATATTCGCCACATGAATCCGCAAAGTCACGTCATTCTGCCAAATTGCGATAATGGCCTGAGCAAAAGCTACCTGTGCGACCATGATTGGGATGCAAACCCACCCGCGACGGAGGAGCTATACGACTTGGTCCTGGATCCAATGGAAGCTCGAAACCTAGCTGCCGAGCCGGATCACCAGGAGATTCTTGCCGACATGCGCGAGCGCCTCGACAAATGGATGCGTGACACCAACGACCCAATTCTAAACGGACCGCTCGACGTGACTGGAAAAATCATCACTCCATCCGATACCTACTCTCCCTCCGGGGAGCCCAGGCCTGCGTGA
- a CDS encoding right-handed parallel beta-helix repeat-containing protein, translating to MKTRSLNFLLLLACFAWSGLSADNLIKNSDYSQWQEDKKPADWTIRSKQTITKAAGEGGLKVEVIKAERGFGEILQRIDVQKNTRYQLTGEIKASTGNLAFLQIKRYANGREMDRNSTSRNKTTDWESVEKIFNSDGAEYVEILLRWQQKEEFVGESATFNDISLKVLPPYSYKGEEVAPYAVPTFESVGLYWKPNGGAADRTVSVAYRKQGASEWREALPLWFDATEHIKQAAIHQGEYRGSIVYLEPGTKYEARLQLEDGPERIVPFATWSDDFKIARTVKAPANQDGTYIITEGGSAEEGYVLYEPAEKGAVWDVKGDFRSNMEVNASWVIVRGFTLKGGATHGIMLGDVNNVVIEDCDISGWGDQYDSGQAKNLCSAIYSQSEQLERIVIQNCELHHPRTDSNSWAEKRPGTNSKHPEGPQGITFKKGKGQFVIRFNRIYSDIDHMFNDGMGETANFGYGGFPNRDSDIHDNFVSHCWDDALEIEGADMNVRVWSNYMDMTYGAIGAASPSLGPLYLFRNVYAESRKHSGTSQNDLRGHYLVKLGNEREQFTRGKMYIFHNTALQPPPFEGSTEPASGAQSGIVFTSKSKLQENITSRNNVLQMRSERDWAIADRQRTYSNDFDYDMFDGRLETREGAQVNGVQASPIYERAPDGRLWLAPGTPGHDAGERIPNFNDYYTGDAPDMGAVETNSKLPKPKHWPKFPENYNPASASEPAPSEQG from the coding sequence ATGAAAACCCGATCTCTTAACTTTTTATTGCTCCTGGCGTGCTTTGCTTGGTCAGGGCTTAGCGCGGATAACCTTATCAAGAATAGTGACTACTCTCAATGGCAAGAGGATAAGAAACCCGCCGATTGGACGATACGTTCTAAGCAAACAATTACCAAAGCGGCCGGCGAAGGCGGACTGAAGGTAGAGGTGATCAAAGCGGAACGGGGCTTTGGCGAGATTTTGCAGCGCATCGATGTCCAGAAAAATACCCGCTATCAACTGACTGGCGAAATCAAGGCAAGCACCGGAAATCTGGCATTTCTTCAAATTAAACGATACGCCAATGGGCGCGAAATGGACCGCAATAGCACCTCGCGCAACAAGACCACCGATTGGGAAAGCGTTGAAAAGATTTTTAACTCCGATGGTGCCGAGTATGTGGAAATCCTATTGCGCTGGCAGCAAAAGGAAGAATTTGTCGGCGAGAGTGCCACTTTTAACGATATTTCGCTAAAAGTCCTGCCGCCCTATTCATATAAAGGGGAGGAGGTCGCTCCGTATGCCGTGCCGACCTTTGAATCTGTTGGATTGTATTGGAAGCCAAATGGCGGTGCTGCTGACCGCACCGTTTCCGTAGCATACCGCAAGCAGGGGGCCAGCGAGTGGCGCGAGGCCTTGCCGCTTTGGTTTGATGCTACCGAACACATAAAGCAGGCTGCCATCCACCAAGGGGAGTATCGCGGCAGCATCGTTTATCTCGAGCCAGGGACGAAGTATGAAGCGCGGCTTCAGTTGGAAGACGGTCCAGAGCGGATCGTTCCGTTCGCAACGTGGTCTGACGATTTTAAAATTGCGCGTACCGTCAAGGCACCGGCTAATCAGGACGGCACGTATATAATCACCGAAGGCGGCAGCGCAGAAGAAGGTTACGTATTATATGAACCGGCTGAAAAAGGTGCCGTCTGGGACGTCAAAGGGGACTTTCGTTCCAACATGGAGGTCAACGCATCGTGGGTGATTGTTCGCGGCTTCACGCTGAAAGGTGGTGCGACCCATGGCATCATGCTTGGTGACGTCAACAACGTCGTGATCGAAGACTGCGACATCAGTGGCTGGGGTGATCAGTATGATAGCGGACAGGCCAAGAATTTATGTTCGGCCATTTACAGTCAGTCTGAGCAATTGGAGCGAATCGTTATTCAGAATTGTGAACTGCACCACCCGCGGACAGACAGCAATTCATGGGCAGAGAAGCGCCCTGGCACCAATAGCAAACACCCGGAAGGACCACAGGGCATCACCTTCAAAAAGGGGAAGGGGCAGTTCGTGATCCGGTTTAATCGAATCTACTCCGATATTGACCACATGTTTAACGATGGCATGGGCGAGACGGCAAATTTCGGCTATGGCGGCTTCCCGAATCGCGATAGCGACATTCACGACAACTTTGTTTCCCATTGTTGGGACGACGCGTTGGAGATCGAGGGCGCAGATATGAATGTGCGTGTTTGGAGTAACTACATGGACATGACTTATGGCGCTATTGGTGCGGCCTCGCCTTCGCTGGGGCCGCTCTATCTATTCCGCAACGTTTACGCCGAGTCGCGTAAGCACTCGGGAACGAGCCAAAACGATCTGCGCGGACACTACCTGGTGAAGTTGGGTAACGAGCGAGAGCAATTTACTCGCGGAAAAATGTATATTTTCCACAATACAGCCCTGCAGCCACCGCCATTCGAAGGTAGCACGGAACCCGCTAGTGGCGCTCAGTCGGGGATAGTTTTTACCTCTAAATCAAAGCTCCAGGAAAACATCACCAGCCGAAATAATGTCCTGCAGATGCGAAGTGAACGTGATTGGGCGATTGCTGACCGCCAACGGACCTACAGCAATGACTTTGATTACGACATGTTTGATGGCCGCCTGGAAACCCGGGAGGGCGCTCAAGTGAACGGTGTTCAAGCTTCACCTATTTATGAGCGCGCACCGGATGGTCGCCTTTGGCTTGCGCCTGGAACGCCCGGGCATGATGCCGGTGAACGGATCCCGAATTTCAATGACTATTACACCGGCGATGCGCCAGACATGGGTGCCGTCGAAACGAATAGCAAGCTTCCGAAGCCCAAGCACTGGCCGAAGTTTCCGGAAAATTATAATCCAGCCAGCGCTTCCGAACCAGCGCCCAGCGAACAAGGGTGA
- a CDS encoding LacI family DNA-binding transcriptional regulator, whose amino-acid sequence MNMKTLAEHCGVSTATVSYALRDDPRITETVRKRIQQKAQELGYRNNPLSASLVAYRQGVGAKPIQQTVAVLYSNPATSRRSILFKPHLEILRQRLGQYGYVLKEFHLNDCQLSADKLAPTLHDQGIRGIVLAWGDWGSRLENFPWNEFVVVSAERNEIHPSIDRVSMNHFSATDEAFERLRIAGASRIGLICYDDLPIRVKKNIVGAYLMNHHQDEGCTAEIPPYFYSMGESTERFKKWFETYHPDGLLSHRIIDLKFFSDAGLSFPKDANYAVIEVDDVRSTTESCLIMNDELGQVLADTIAGKLHYNDHVDLSSEGNLILVDGQWQPGKTTRPAKK is encoded by the coding sequence ATGAATATGAAAACGCTGGCCGAACACTGTGGTGTAAGCACCGCCACAGTTTCCTACGCCCTCCGCGATGATCCGCGTATCACCGAAACGGTGCGCAAGCGCATTCAACAAAAAGCCCAGGAGCTTGGCTACCGCAACAACCCGCTGAGCGCCTCGCTGGTTGCCTACCGGCAAGGCGTTGGGGCCAAGCCGATTCAGCAAACCGTGGCAGTTCTCTACAGTAACCCTGCCACCTCACGACGCAGCATCCTCTTCAAGCCGCACTTGGAAATCCTGCGGCAGCGCCTCGGCCAGTATGGCTATGTGCTCAAGGAGTTTCATCTCAATGACTGCCAATTGAGCGCGGACAAGCTGGCCCCTACCCTGCATGATCAGGGCATTCGCGGCATCGTTCTTGCCTGGGGTGACTGGGGTTCGCGCTTGGAAAATTTTCCCTGGAATGAGTTCGTGGTTGTTTCCGCCGAGCGAAACGAAATACACCCATCGATCGATCGCGTTAGCATGAATCACTTTAGCGCAACTGACGAAGCTTTCGAGCGCCTGCGCATCGCAGGAGCTTCGCGCATCGGCCTTATTTGCTACGACGACCTCCCCATACGCGTGAAGAAAAACATTGTCGGTGCCTACCTCATGAACCACCACCAGGACGAAGGTTGCACCGCAGAAATACCGCCCTACTTTTACTCTATGGGTGAATCGACTGAGCGCTTTAAAAAGTGGTTCGAGACTTACCACCCCGACGGACTGCTATCCCACCGAATTATTGACCTAAAATTCTTTTCCGACGCGGGCTTAAGCTTCCCCAAAGACGCAAATTACGCCGTCATCGAAGTCGATGATGTGCGCTCCACTACCGAAAGCTGCCTGATCATGAACGATGAACTCGGCCAAGTTCTCGCCGATACCATTGCCGGCAAGCTGCATTACAACGATCATGTGGACCTCAGCAGCGAAGGTAATCTAATCTTGGTCGACGGCCAATGGCAGCCAGGAAAAACCACGCGCCCGGCTAAAAAATAA